One Vicinamibacteria bacterium genomic window, GTGTGCATGCCGAGGCGCTTTCCGTCGGCAAGCGCGGTCCAGGTCAAGGCCATACCGAGACCCCTCCGGCGAAACTTGGCGCTCGTCCCCACCATGTGGACTCCGGCGATGCCGCTTCCATGGAAGAGCTCGCTGACCGCCGCCGGCTCACCGTCCACGTGTGCGACGTAGAAGCGCATCGGGCAGGCGTCGTCGAGCACCACCGTCTTCGATTTCTCGAAGAACGCGCGCACGTTCTCGTCGGCCGGGTCGGACAGCTCGGCCAGCACGGCGGCAAAGTCGGAAAGCTCTTTCGCTGACGTGACGTGTCGAACGGATGCTACAGCGGGGATGTCGACCTGAGCAGGTATGTCTTCGAGAGCGATCGTCATGCCGAGCTCGTACTCCTGAGCGGCGAGGCCGTGGCTACGGAGGCGCTCCTCGAGGTCGAGCGGTCGCGAGCACGGTCCGACCCACCAGCTGAACGGACGGCCTACGTCGCGGAAATGGCGCAGGGCCTCGGCGATCCGCTCGTCGGCATGGGCTTCCCACAAACGAGCGTGAAGGATCTTGTTGAACGTGTCGCTGCCGAGTCCCGAGTCCACGATGACGAGCCCGTCGCGCTCCTCGACCGTCATTCCCTCGAGCCGGCGCTGCAGGAACGTGACGTGGTTCAGTAGGTTCTCCTCCATGGCCTCCATGAGAGCGGAGGGGCTGGATTCGATCACCGTCCCGCTCATCGCGCCGGCTCGGCTGAGTTAGCCACTCAGGGAACGAAACCGGAACCGAGCGGCGGCCCCGGAGGTAACGGGTAGCGCGAGCGCGGCCGCGAGCCCCAGGTCGGAGCGGCCAGCCTCGAAGCCATCGATGCGGGATCCTCGATGTAGCGGGCGATGTCGCGCTCGGCCAGCCGAAGATGGGCCTCCGTCACCGGGTCGTCGTCGTGACGCTCGCTCATCGCCTGGCCCAACCGCTCGAGCCGATGGAGCACGACC contains:
- a CDS encoding GNAT family N-acetyltransferase, which translates into the protein MIESSPSALMEAMEENLLNHVTFLQRRLEGMTVEERDGLVIVDSGLGSDTFNKILHARLWEAHADERIAEALRHFRDVGRPFSWWVGPCSRPLDLEERLRSHGLAAQEYELGMTIALEDIPAQVDIPAVASVRHVTSAKELSDFAAVLAELSDPADENVRAFFEKSKTVVLDDACPMRFYVAHVDGEPAAVSELFHGSGIAGVHMVGTSAKFRRRGLGMALTWTALADGKRLGMHTGMLQASPEGQPLYARLGFRPCGRFVEYTSKSIPVE